One genomic segment of Ipomoea triloba cultivar NCNSP0323 chromosome 9, ASM357664v1 includes these proteins:
- the LOC116029180 gene encoding receptor-like protein EIX2 — protein MVTYFLTDPKLGKRNNVGREGKGAAITEEHGDTFTQRVAAKNNMIRCAERERQALLDFKHGLVDDYGVLSSWGRDVHQRECCAWSGVHCHNNTGHVTMLDIHDPIYDYGFPTQQFQDNFSQFPSHPYLKGYKVSPSLLELEHLKYVDLSHIDFQGIRFPDFFSSFKRSLYLYAIDIDAPPTNVSLSPFLEKLRLPSCELHGTLPFLLNSSPFLSVVDFSYNSLTLPIFHLLHNASKQFTSIDLSHNNFVGLIPDTFGDMSILENLYLGDNSFTGETPKSFENLTHLQILSLGGNHLKESIVELSKKLSKSTRESSLQTLDLSDNRLFGELPKDIGTRFPSLRELGLRGNQLQGVLPESIGKLSMLEQLDVSSNSLQGIVSEAHFLNLANLQVLSLSFNLALSFNLSHNWVPPFQILFLLLANCKVGPQFPKWLQTQTKILHLDISYGNISDTIPEWFWNSALNFGYMNLSYNNIGGRLSDLSTNSNSFLEIDLSYNHFWGPIPLFPPEFMTIYLSNNKFAGPISSLCSTISSNTFFIDLSYNQLFGEIPDCWNKSRHLSHLDLGNNNFLGRVPHSLGSLSLLRSLHLRNNHLTGELPSSLQNCTSLLVMDLGGNEFTERIPSWIGGSLRDLAILSLRHNKFYGDIPSSICLLNRIQILDLSVNELTGKIPQCFNNFTHMMQDKHSRKLQMLFPEPLLISASTSLDNILIQWKNKEWEYRKQVVLLKSIDLSSNQLVGDIPEQFSSLNGLLSLNLSSNHLTGKIFSTIYQMENLEVLDLSKNQLFGAIPIGLASLNYLAVLDLSNNSLSGKIPTGTQLQSFNASFYAGNSGLCGDPLPKCSPDAPPQNNNNYNDYEEGDDFLDRGFYISMVLGFSLSFWGFVVTLILKDSWRLTYYEFLNDVKDWLYVKIRIYLARLQRKLRRT, from the exons atGGTGACGTACTTCTTGACAGATCCGAAGCTGGGGAAGAGGAATAACGTCGGAAGGGAAGGAAAAGGGGCGGCGATAACCGAAGAACACGGCGACA CTTTCACACAAAGAGTTGCAGCCAAAAACAACATGATAAGGTGTGCTGAGAGGGAGAGACAAGCTCTTCTGGATTTCAAGCATGGCCTTGTGGATGACTATGGCGTTCTCTCTTCTTGGGGGAGAGATGTTCATCAAAGAGAATGCTGCGCTTGGTCGGGCGTTCACTGCCACAACAATACTGGCCATGTAACAATGCTTGATATTCATGACCCCATATATGATTATGGCTTCCCAACTCAACAATTTCAGGATAATTTTAGCCAATTCCCAAGTCACCCATATCTGAAAGGTTACAAGGTTAGCCCATCTCTACTTGAATTAGAGCATTTGAAATATGTGGACCTTAGTCACATTGATTTTCAAGGGATTCGTTTCCCCGATTTTTTTAGTTCCTTTAAGAG ATCCCTTTATCTCTATGCTATTGACATTGATGCACCACCAACCAATGTCAGTCTCTCTCCTTTCCTTGAGAAATTACGGTTGCCAAGTTGTGAACTTCATGGAACTTTGCCTTTCTTGCTAAATTCTTCTCCATTTCTTTCCGTTGTTGATTTTTCCTATAACAGTCTCACTCTTCCTATATTCCATTTGTTGCACAATGCTAGCAAACAATTCACTAGCATCGACCTATCACACAACAACTTTGTGGGCCTCATTCCCGACACATTTGGAGACATGTCCATTCTTGAGAATCTTTATCTGGGTGATAATTCGTTCACGGGTGAAACTCCCAAATCCTTTGAGAATTTGACTCATCTACAAATTCTTTCTTTGGGTGGTAATCATTTGAAGGAATCAATTGTTGAGCTTTCAAAAAAGTTATCTAAAAGTACAAGGGAGTCGTCTCTTCAAACTTTGGACTTGTCTGATAATAGACTATTTGGTGAACTCCCAAAAGATATTGGTACTAGATTCCCTTCCTTAAGAGAACTAGGCCTAAGGGGAAATCAACTTCAAGGGGTCCTACCAGAAAGCATAGGGAAGCTATCAATGCTTGAACAACTGGATGTCTCATCAAACTCATTGCAAGGAATTGTAAGTGAAGCCCATTTTTTGAACCTTGCCAACCTTCAAGTGTTGAGTTTATCCTTTAATCTAGCCCTATCTTTCAACTTGAGTCATAATTGGGTTCCTccttttcaaattctttttctATTATTGGCAAACTGTAAAGTGGGACCTCAATTTCCAAAATGGTTGCAAACTCAGACTAAAATATTGCATCTTGATATTTCTTATGGAAATATTTCAGATACAATACCGGAATGGTTTTGGAATTCTGCATTGAATTTTGGGTACATGAACTTGTCCTATAATAACATTGGTGGGAGGTTGTCTGATTTATCCACCAACTCCAACTCCTTTCTTGA AATTGATTTGAGCTATAATCATTTTTGGGGTCCAATACCATTATTTCCTCCTGAGTTTATGACAATTTATCTCTCAAATAATAAGTTTGCTGGTCCAATTTCATCATTGTGCTCAACTATTAGCTCAAACACTTTTTTTATTGACCTTTCTTATAACCAGCTCTTTGGTGAGATTCCTGATTGTTGGAATAAATCTAGACATCTTTCCCATCTTGACTTAGGAAACAATAATTTCTTAGGGAGGGTTCCACACTCTTTAGGCTCCCTATCTTTGCTTCGATCGTTGCACTTGAGAAACAACCACCTTACTGGGGAATTGCCTTCCTCATTGCAAAATTGCACATCATTGTTAGTTATGGATCTTGGAGGCAATGAGTTTACGGAGAGAATTCCATCATGGATTGGGGGATCTTTAAGGGATTTGGCCATTCTTAGCCTTCGACATAACAAGTTCTATGGAGACATACCTTCATCTATTTGTCTTCTCAATCGAATCCAAATCTTGGATCTTTCCGTTAATGAGTTGACGGGGAAAATTCCACAGTGCTTCAACAACTTCACTCATATGATGCAAGATAAACATTCCAGAAAGCTTCAAATGTTGTTTCCAGAACCCTTACTTATTTCTGCTTCGACCTCTCTAGACAATATATTGATTCAATGGAAAAACAAAGAGTGGGAATATAGGAAACAAGTGGTCCTCCTAAAAAGCATTGATCTTTCAAGCAATCAGTTGGTTGGAGATATTCCCGAGCAATTTTCTTCCCTCAATGGATTACTTTCCTTGAACCTTTCAAGTAACCATTTGACTGGAAAAATCTTTTCGACAATCTATCAAATGGAGAATTTAGAGGTCCTTGATCTATCTAAGAATCAACTCTTTGGTGCAATTCCAATCGGTCTTGCTAGTTTGAATTATCTTGCTGTTCTTGACTTGTCCAACAACTCTTTATCTGGCAAAATTCCAACCGGCACTCAATTACAAAGTTTCAATGCTTCTTTCTATGCCGGAAATAGCGGGTTGTGCGGGGACCCACTTCCCAAATGTTCGCCAGATGCTCCTCcacaaaacaacaacaactacaATGACTATGAAGAAGGTGATGATTTTCTAGATCGGGGATTTTATATATCCATGGTGCTTGGATTCTCTCTAAGCTTTTGGGGATTTGTGGTCACTTTAATTCTCAAAGACTCATGGAGATTAACTTACTATGAATTCTTAAATGATGTCAAAGATTGGCTCTACGTGAAAATCAGAATTTATTTGGCAAGACTACAACGAAAGCTTAGGCGCACATGA
- the LOC116028622 gene encoding probable calcium-binding protein CML18, whose protein sequence is MSKNEAVKLDDGQLAELREIFRSFDINNDGSLTQLELGSLLRSLGLKPSSDQLETLIQKADKNNNGLVEFSEFVALVAPELLPAKSPYTEKQLKQMFRMFDRDGNGFITAAELAHSMAKLGHALTAEELTGMIREADTDGDGRISFQEFSQAITSAAFDNSWA, encoded by the coding sequence ATGAGTAAGAATGAAGCGGTGAAGTTAGACGACGGGCAGTTAGCGGAGCTCCGGGAGATTTTCCGGTCATTTGATATAAACAATGACGGCAGCTTAACccagctcgagctcggctcacTTCTGAGGTCGCTCGGCCTGAAGCCAAGCTCCGATCAGCTGGAAACATTGATCCAAAAGGCTGATAAAAACAACAACGGCCTGGTTGAGTTCTCGGAGTTTGTTGCCCTGGTGGCGCCGGAGCTTCTTCCGGCGAAATCGCCGTACACGGAGAAACAGCTGAAGCAGATGTTCAGGATGTTTGATAGGGATGGTAATGGGTTTATTACGGCAGCAGAGTTGGCTCACTCCATGGCCAAGCTGGGACATGCCTTGACGGCTGAAGAGCTGACAGGGATGATCAGAGAGGCTGATACTGATGGTGATGGCAGGATAAGTTTCCAAGAATTCTCTCAGGCGATTACTTCAGCAGCTTTCGATAATTCTTGGGCTTAA